One Spinacia oleracea cultivar Varoflay chromosome 4, BTI_SOV_V1, whole genome shotgun sequence DNA segment encodes these proteins:
- the LOC130472494 gene encoding uncharacterized protein, whose protein sequence is MLVHSQIHLGINPGFKMMTSHQLILTFYHLGDVKVCCSQPRAILMSELMQKTNNHYKIRVASTVDVVFLSYPNALHLLGAFPYAMKQFGLSAPVYATEPVYRLGLLTMYDHYISHKIVQRDKEQHTKLLKGEGKGFKQ, encoded by the exons ATGCTTGTTCATTCCCAGATACACTTGGGAATAAATCCAGGTTTTAAGATGATGACTTCGCACCAATTAATTCTAACTTTTTATCATCTAGGTGATGTAAAGGTTTGTTGCAGCCAACCCAGAGCAATTTTGATGAGTGAACTAATGCAGAAAACAAACAACCATTACAAAATAAG GGTGGCTTCTACTGTCGATGTTGTTTTCCTATCATATCCTAATGCATTGCATCTTCTTGGTGCTTTTCCATATGCAATGAAGCAATTTGGGCTCTCCGCACCAGTGTATGCAACAGAGCCAGTCTACAGACTGGGTCTTCTGACTATGTATGATCACTATATTTCACACAAG aTCGTCCAACGTGATAAGGAGCAACATACGAAGCTTTTGAAAGGAGAAGGAAAGGGATTTAAACAATGA